A segment of the Sphingomicrobium flavum genome:
CGTGGCGCAACTGCTCAAGACTGCCGACGGCCATGCCCATGTCATCGCGACCGAAGGCGGCCATATCGACTTCGCCCCGCTCGACAGCCTGGAAGACAAGATGCTCGAGCGGCTGCGCAAGCGCTACCGCCGCGTGTCGATCGAACGGATCGCCTGCGGGTCTGGCCTCGCCAACATCTACGAGGCGATCGGCGCGATCGAGGGCAAGCCGGTCAAGGAGCTGGAAGACAAGGAGCTGTGGACGCTCGCGATGGAGGGCAAGGATGCCATGGCCGCCGCAGCGCTCGACCGCTTCTTCCTGACGCTGGGCGCGGTCTCGGGCGATCTGGCGCTGGCACATGGCGCCAATGCCGTCGTGCTGGCGGGCGGGCTTGGCTATCGCATCCGGCACCTTTTCGCGTCATCGGGATTTGCCGACCGCTTCATCGCCAAGGGGCGGTTCGAACGGCGCATGGAAGCCATCCCGGTCAAACTGGTCACCCATCCGCAGCCGGGCCTGTTCGGCGCGGCCGTGGCCTTCGCCAAGGAGCATGCATGAGCATCGACACGATCATGAAGACCGCGCCGGTCATCCCGGTGCTGGTGCTGGACGGCGGGGTCGATCCTGTGGCGCTGGCCGAAACATTGGTCGAGGCGGGGCTGCCCGTCATCGAAGTCACCCTGCGGACCGACAATGCGCTGGCCGACATCAAGGCGATGGCGGGGGTTTCTGGTGCGATCGTGGGCGCCGGAACCGTGCTCAATCCCGATCATCTCAAGGCCGCGACCGATCATGGCGCCGAGTTCATCGTCTCGCCCGGGCTGACAGAGCCACTGGCGCGCGCGGCCATCGACGATGGCGTGGCCTTCCTGCCGGGCATCGCCAATGCGGGCGATATCATGCGCGGGCTGGACCTGGGGCTCGAGCGCTTCAAATTCTTTCCGGCGAAAGCGGCGGGCGGATTGCCGGCGCTGAAATCGCTGGCCGGGCCGTTCGGCAATGTGCGCTTCTGCCCGACCGGCGGCATCAAGGAATCCACCGCGCCCGACTGGCTGGCCGACGAGGCCGTGCTGTGCGTCGGCGGCAGCTGGATCCTGCCCAAGGGCGAAAGCGATCTCGGTGCAATTGGCCAGCGCGCAAAGGCGGCCGCCGCCCTCTAGTGGAGAGGCCGCCCGTGCTTTTCGCGCCAGAAGAGCAGCGAGCAGACCACCGATAGTCCGACGAAGAAGATCGGATACCAGAGCCCGGCATAGATATCGCCCGTCGCCGCGACGATGGCGAAGGCCGTCACCGGCAGGAAGCCGCCGACCCAGCCCGTGCCGATATGATAAGGCAGGCTCATCGCCGTATAGCGGGTGCGGGTCGGGAACATTTCGACCAGGGCAGCGGCCTGCGGACCGTAGAGCGCGGTCGCGGCGAAAGTGAAGATGATCAGCCAGAAATAGAGGGTCGTGGTGTCCATCTCGTCCGGATCGGCGGCGGCGGGATAGCCCGCGGCGGTCAGCGCCGGCGCGATGGCATCGCCATTGTCGCTGATCGGCACCGCAGTCTCACCGATGCGCACAACGGTGCTGCCATCTTCGCTGGCGACGCGGTCATAGCTAATGCCCTTGGCCGACAGCGTCTTGGATGCGATGTCGCACGGCGTGGTGAATTCCGCCTTGCCGATCAAATCGAACTGGACCGAGCAGCTGTCGAGATCGGTGGCGATGGTCACCGGCTGCGCGGCCTGCGCGGCAGCGAGGCGCGGGTTCACTGCATCGGCGATGGCGTGAAAGCCCGGATAGAAGCTGACGAGGCCCAGTAGCATCCCGCCGACCATCACGGGCTTGCGCCCGACCCTGTCCGACAGCCAGCCGAAGAAGACGTAAAGCGGCGCGGAAATGACGGTGACGGTCAGGATGATCCAGTTCACCTCCGCCCCCGGCACGCCGAGATTCCGTTCAAGGAAGACCTGGACGTAGAAGAAAGCGCAATACCAGAGCGCGCCCTGTGCGGCCATGAAGGCGAAGAAGGCGGTCAGCACCTGCTTCAAGCTTTCCTTTTCGGCGAAGGCTTCACGCAGCGGGGTCTTGGTGACCTGTCCTTCTTCCTGCAATTTTTGGAAGGCCGGGCTTTCCGACAGTTTGAGGCGCATCCAGACCGAGATGAGCAGCAGCAGCACCGAAACCAGGAAGGGAATACGCCAGCCCCATTCGAGGAATGCCTCTTCGCCCACCGTGGTGCGCGTGAAATAGATGACCAGCAAAGCCGCGATCAGGCCGAAGGCGGCGCTGGACTGGATCCAGCCGGTGGCCGCGCCGCGCTTGTCGTCATCGGCATGTTCGGCGACATAGATGGCCGCGCCGCCATATTCGCCGCCCAGCGCCGTTCCCTGGCAGATGCGCAGGATGATCAGCAGGATGGGGGCGATGATGCCCGCGGTCGCATAGGTCGGCAGCAGGCCGATGGCGAAGGTGGCGCCGCCCATCAGGCTGACAGTGGTGAGGAAGGTGGCCTTGCGCCCGACCCGGTCGCCCATCGCGCCGAAGATGATGGCGCCCAAGGGCCGGAAGGCGAAGCCGGCGGCAAACAGGCCGAGCGCGGCGAGCACGCCCGCCGTCTCGCCCAGGCCTGAGAAGAAGACCTGCCCGATGGTGCTCGCCAGCGCGCCGAAAATGAAGAAATCATACCATTCGAACGCGGTGCCTGCGGACGAGGCGGTGACGACCTTGGTCATCGACCAGGGCTTGGCCTCATGGGCGTTATCGGACATTCAAATTCTCCCCCGTGCCGCGCGCGAAATGCGGCTATTT
Coding sequences within it:
- the glk gene encoding glucokinase, producing MSRTIAVADVGGTHARFAIAEIEGGTVVSIGEPVTLGTNDHASFQTAWRHFCELNPGDEPNALSVAFAGPVDGEVLKLTNNPWVIRPALAKEKLGVDDFKVVNDFAAVAHAVGALGDEHLDHITGPTGPLPAAGVTSIVGPGTGLGVAQLLKTADGHAHVIATEGGHIDFAPLDSLEDKMLERLRKRYRRVSIERIACGSGLANIYEAIGAIEGKPVKELEDKELWTLAMEGKDAMAAAALDRFFLTLGAVSGDLALAHGANAVVLAGGLGYRIRHLFASSGFADRFIAKGRFERRMEAIPVKLVTHPQPGLFGAAVAFAKEHA
- the eda gene encoding bifunctional 4-hydroxy-2-oxoglutarate aldolase/2-dehydro-3-deoxy-phosphogluconate aldolase, with protein sequence MSIDTIMKTAPVIPVLVLDGGVDPVALAETLVEAGLPVIEVTLRTDNALADIKAMAGVSGAIVGAGTVLNPDHLKAATDHGAEFIVSPGLTEPLARAAIDDGVAFLPGIANAGDIMRGLDLGLERFKFFPAKAAGGLPALKSLAGPFGNVRFCPTGGIKESTAPDWLADEAVLCVGGSWILPKGESDLGAIGQRAKAAAAL
- a CDS encoding MFS transporter, whose product is MSDNAHEAKPWSMTKVVTASSAGTAFEWYDFFIFGALASTIGQVFFSGLGETAGVLAALGLFAAGFAFRPLGAIIFGAMGDRVGRKATFLTTVSLMGGATFAIGLLPTYATAGIIAPILLIILRICQGTALGGEYGGAAIYVAEHADDDKRGAATGWIQSSAAFGLIAALLVIYFTRTTVGEEAFLEWGWRIPFLVSVLLLLISVWMRLKLSESPAFQKLQEEGQVTKTPLREAFAEKESLKQVLTAFFAFMAAQGALWYCAFFYVQVFLERNLGVPGAEVNWIILTVTVISAPLYVFFGWLSDRVGRKPVMVGGMLLGLVSFYPGFHAIADAVNPRLAAAQAAQPVTIATDLDSCSVQFDLIGKAEFTTPCDIASKTLSAKGISYDRVASEDGSTVVRIGETAVPISDNGDAIAPALTAAGYPAAADPDEMDTTTLYFWLIIFTFAATALYGPQAAALVEMFPTRTRYTAMSLPYHIGTGWVGGFLPVTAFAIVAATGDIYAGLWYPIFFVGLSVVCSLLFWREKHGRPLH